GACTGCTGCTTTGGGCGAATGAAATGGTATCGACAACAATCCGATGGATTTCCGAAACAAGGACGACGGATAGAATGCGATGTGTTTGGGGATGAACAGTTTGCAGATCTATACGGAGCTCGTCGGCCACTTCTTCGTAATGTTTTCTTACTTGCATCGCGCAAAAGATCACGATGGGTAAAACAATGAGTACAATCCAAGCACCACCGGTGAATTTTGTTACGGCAAAGATGACGGCTACCAATGCCGTCACCAATGCACCAAACGCGTTGACTGAAGCTTTTAATTGCCATAGTCTCCCCTTGATTCGAAACCAACGTTTTGTGAGACCAAACTGAGCAACAGTAAACGCAACAAATACACCGATGGCGTAAAGAGGGATTAGTGCGTTTGTCTGGGCATGAAAGATTTCGATTAAGAGTGCCGCGAGTGCCGCGAGGACAACCATCCCGTTTGAGTATCCCAACCTGTCTCCGCGAAGGGCGAGCGCGCGCGGCAAGAATCTATCTCTGGCCACCAGAGCTGCAAGTTGCGGAAAGCCCGTAAAGGTGGAATTGGCGGCCAAAATGAGCACGATAAACGTAAAGATGATGATCACCTGATAAACCAATCCGTGACCGAAATATAGACCTGCCAATTGCGACAGCATGGTGTTATGTGGATTTACGGATATCCCTTTCACGTACAGATGGTAGGCGAATCCAAGTAACGTTACGCCCGTAATGATGCCTAGTGTTATATACGCTTTAATGGCACCATTTTTCCCTTCGCGGAAAACGGGAACCGCATTGGAAATGGTCTCAAGTCCGGTAAGAGATGAACATGCTGAACTAAAAGCCCTCAGTAAGAGCATGGCCGTGAGTCCTTGAGGCACCGTGCCAAATGGAGGGGTCACGCGTTGGACGAACCCGTAATGAAGTTCGTCAATCAATCCAGCCACGATAAGAAGAATCATACATCCCATAAAAATGAATGTTGGATAGGCAAACACTTTCGCTGACTCCGACACCCCACGTAAGTTAATCAGCAATATCATAAACACACACAAAATCGAAATAAGCGTCTCATGACCTGCTAGGAATTGATACGAAGAGGCCATGGTTTGAATCCCAGATGAGACGGACACGGCAACCGTAAGCACATAATCGACGAGTAGCGCACTTGCAGCGACAAGAGAGACGATGGGTTTCTTAAAGTTATCCTTCGCGATAGCATAAGCACCGCCACCGCTGGGATACGCGATCACGCCCATGATATAGGACGTGATTAGGAAGATCAGCAGAATGACTGTAGACCCTGTTATTGGGATAATCATCCACTTGGTACTTGTCCCTAAATGTGCCAGCTCGCTGATCCCCGCTTCCGGGCCATATGCTACTGAAGAGTACAGGTCGGCGGCGAGGACTGGGAGTGCAATGAGCCATACTAGTTTCATGTGCGGCTTGTTTAGTTCACGGGATCGGATTGGTCGACCCACAACCAACCGTTTAATATTTCCAAAATGAAATAAAGAAAAAGCGACTGCTGCAATGATGATACAAGTTAATAAAGGGTGAAGCCAGGGAAATTCTCTGTGCATACTTTAACCTTCTCCTCATAGGTGCTCCCAGAGCGTCTGTCTGCTTGCGTTAGCTTGCGTAGAAACATGGAAAACCACACACGAACGGTGAATATGCAGCGTAGCACTGATGATAGGGAAAATTTTGATGTGATTGAGGCATGGTTTCTGGAAGCCATAATTGTCGAGAAGATTGCTTAAATAATCAATAAACTGTATAATACATCCTGTTCCTTGTATCATACAACTATATTTGAATACACTTTTGGCTCGCAAGACAGTTGGTGAGTCTATCGCCACTGATCCGGTTTATTTAGCGAACTGTGTGATTGAATTTTTGTCAGAAAGAAGTGAACATTGGTGCAACCATCAGTCTCCAATCAATCGAGTCACCAAACGGCTGGGACAAATTTGTGGAAACAGCCGATGGCTGTTTGGGCCGTTGCATTTGCTTGTGTCATCGCATTTATGGGACTCGGCCTTGTCGATCCCATTCTGCCCGCCATCGGGAAGGAATTACATGCAACCCCAGCCCAGGTTGAGCTGCTGTTTACCAGTTACAATGCAGTGATGGCTGTGGCCATGCTCATCACTGGAGTCATATCGAGTCGGATTGGATCCAAAGGTACCCTGCTCATTGGGCTCGTATTAATCGTTATCTTTTCTTTTTTAGCCGGTCATTCTGGATCGATTGGTGAAATTGTTGGGTTCCGCGCTGGCTGGGGATTGGGAAATGCATTATTTATCGCTACTGCGCTGGCTGCTATCGTCGCCGTGGGCAGAGGCGGTACAGCCGCATCAGTCATTTTATACGAAGCTGCACTTGGCCTCGGTATTTCCGTTGGGCCGCTTCTTGGCGGTTTACTTGGTGGTATCAGTTGGCGTGGCCCTTTTTACGGTGTTGCCGTTTTAATGGCTATCGGATTTATTGCAGTCTCTATCCTGTTGCGTGGTGTACCAAAAGTCACTCGGCGTACGTCCGTTCTTGATCCGTTTCGAGCACTAAGCCATCGTGGTCTCTTATCGATAGGAATCATGGCACTTCTTTATAACTTTGGATTTTTTACAATCCTGGCGTATACCCCGTATGTCTTACCCCATCTAGATGCCCATGGATTGGGTCTGGTGTTTTTTGGGTGGGGTGTGCTTTTGGCTATATTTTCTGTATTCGTTGCCCCAAAGTTACAACAGCGGTTTGGAACGCTAAAAACGACGTACGTTATGCTGGTTCTTATCGCAGCCGTTTTGCTCGTCATTGGTATTTTTGCGGATTATCAAAGTGTCGTTATTGTAGCCGTTATTGTATGCGGGGCTTTTCTTGGAGTAAATAATACTTTGGTCACCACTGCTGTAATGAACGCAGCACCTATCGAACGGTCGACAGCTTCTGCAGCCTACAGTTTCGTGCGGTTCATCGGGAGTGCCATCGCACCTTGGCTTGCGGGTAAACTGGGAACGGTATTCAGTCCGCATATTCCGTATTACGTTGGAACGGCTGGCGTGCTTCTGGGATTGTGCGTTCTGTTTTCTGCACGCAACCATCTGCAGTCAATCTAAAAATGTAAACGATGCGAAACACTGATAGAGGCCAACTGGAACTTACCGGCTGGCCCCTGTCATTTGTTTGAAAGTCTACATGACTATTTGTCCTCTTGGGTCATGACGAAGGAGTTGCCTTCGCTGTCTTTGAAAATGGCCTGGATACCCCAAGGTTGTGCCTTCGGAGCCTCAACGAACTCGACGCCTTTGGAGGAAAATTCCTCATATGTTTTCTCGATATTATCGGTACTGATTGAAGCCATGGTGAATCCGCCAACCCGCTCTTCCATTCCTGGTGGAGTAAACAGCACAAACGCCGTTTCTCGGCCGGGCCACGCCACTTCGATCCACCGTGTGCCATTTCCAAACGGTTGGTCCGTAAGGACCTCGCAGCCCAGTTTTTCGGTATAAAACTTCAGTGCGCGATCTTGATCTGCTACCGGGATCGTACAGAACTTAATTTTTATCATGTTACCCTCCGTCAGAGATGTAATCGGTCCTGATTTATTTTAAGCATTATAGTGGACCCAAGAATCCGGACACCAGATAGGAGGACAGTTGGGTTACACTATGCCTATGAAAAAACAGTACACACCCGAGTTCAAAGCCAAAGTCGTCCAAGAGATTCTAAAAGAGGAAAAAACCATGGCGCAGATTGCTTCGGAGTACGGTGTTCACCCGGTGCAATTGAGCCAGTGGAAGAAAGTCGCCCTAGAGAACATGTCCAGCTTGTTCGTAGATGAACGGAAGGCGGTCAAAGAACAGAAGGCACAGGAGCAGAAAATCGAACGACTCTACGCCAAGGTCGGTCAACTCACCACTCAACTGGAGTGGCTAAAAAAAACTACGGCGGAATAATTAACACATCCATTTGAATTCTACTTTTTTCAGATACGCCATAGGGTCATTACGGAATTGTCGCCTCTTTGTGGATTCAGATAGACGCAGTCTCCACTGTTTGACTTCTGCCTTGTACATGTCGTATGACACACTGCTCAGCCGCTGGACAATGTCCGTTTGTTGTAAGGCATCATCGACAAAAACGATGTATTCACCACAGCGTAATATGTATTCATTCCAACTGCGCAGTCCTGTGGTGCGACGGTGCTTCTTTTTTGTGTTGCGGAAAAAACGCTCAAGGTCGTTGTTTGTTCTTGGCATATATGAATGATCATA
This is a stretch of genomic DNA from Alicyclobacillus dauci. It encodes these proteins:
- a CDS encoding APC family permease, with product MHREFPWLHPLLTCIIIAAVAFSLFHFGNIKRLVVGRPIRSRELNKPHMKLVWLIALPVLAADLYSSVAYGPEAGISELAHLGTSTKWMIIPITGSTVILLIFLITSYIMGVIAYPSGGGAYAIAKDNFKKPIVSLVAASALLVDYVLTVAVSVSSGIQTMASSYQFLAGHETLISILCVFMILLINLRGVSESAKVFAYPTFIFMGCMILLIVAGLIDELHYGFVQRVTPPFGTVPQGLTAMLLLRAFSSACSSLTGLETISNAVPVFREGKNGAIKAYITLGIITGVTLLGFAYHLYVKGISVNPHNTMLSQLAGLYFGHGLVYQVIIIFTFIVLILAANSTFTGFPQLAALVARDRFLPRALALRGDRLGYSNGMVVLAALAALLIEIFHAQTNALIPLYAIGVFVAFTVAQFGLTKRWFRIKGRLWQLKASVNAFGALVTALVAVIFAVTKFTGGAWIVLIVLPIVIFCAMQVRKHYEEVADELRIDLQTVHPQTHRILSVVLVSEIHRIVVDTISFAQSSSQEVIALFIGFDDESIERMEERWQEWGSPCRLVTVKSEYRSLLYPLSKFLRRLETREGGKPDHIQLLIAQFVPKKWWHHILHNQSSFLIRAWMLRHKDVVVTTVPYHLHR
- a CDS encoding VOC family protein, whose translation is MIKIKFCTIPVADQDRALKFYTEKLGCEVLTDQPFGNGTRWIEVAWPGRETAFVLFTPPGMEERVGGFTMASISTDNIEKTYEEFSSKGVEFVEAPKAQPWGIQAIFKDSEGNSFVMTQEDK
- a CDS encoding transposase, translated to MKKQYTPEFKAKVVQEILKEEKTMAQIASEYGVHPVQLSQWKKVALENMSSLFVDERKAVKEQKAQEQKIERLYAKVGQLTTQLEWLKKTTAE
- a CDS encoding MFS transporter, which gives rise to MAVWAVAFACVIAFMGLGLVDPILPAIGKELHATPAQVELLFTSYNAVMAVAMLITGVISSRIGSKGTLLIGLVLIVIFSFLAGHSGSIGEIVGFRAGWGLGNALFIATALAAIVAVGRGGTAASVILYEAALGLGISVGPLLGGLLGGISWRGPFYGVAVLMAIGFIAVSILLRGVPKVTRRTSVLDPFRALSHRGLLSIGIMALLYNFGFFTILAYTPYVLPHLDAHGLGLVFFGWGVLLAIFSVFVAPKLQQRFGTLKTTYVMLVLIAAVLLVIGIFADYQSVVIVAVIVCGAFLGVNNTLVTTAVMNAAPIERSTASAAYSFVRFIGSAIAPWLAGKLGTVFSPHIPYYVGTAGVLLGLCVLFSARNHLQSI